One stretch of Cohnella algarum DNA includes these proteins:
- the larB gene encoding nickel pincer cofactor biosynthesis protein LarB: MNGGFEDMDFCKLDVAREERTGHPEVVFGPGKTAEQASAIFAKLVEKHGRALLTRSSSEMAAAILSAFPEAKHDPRSGLVVYGTSPRRFPGKVSVLTGGTGDIPVAEEAAGTAEWMGCEIERIYDVGVAGIDRILAQRDRIREANVVIVVAGMEGALASVVGGMVRRPVIAVPTSVGYGAHFQGLTPLLSMLTSCAAGVSVVNIDNGFGAGYNAAMIQQLAAEAAR; this comes from the coding sequence GTGAACGGCGGATTCGAGGATATGGATTTTTGCAAGCTGGACGTAGCAAGAGAAGAACGAACCGGGCATCCCGAGGTCGTGTTCGGACCGGGAAAAACGGCGGAACAAGCGTCGGCCATATTCGCCAAGCTGGTGGAAAAGCACGGCCGGGCGCTGCTCACCCGATCGTCGTCGGAGATGGCAGCGGCGATTCTGTCCGCGTTCCCGGAAGCCAAGCATGACCCGAGGTCGGGGCTTGTCGTTTACGGAACGTCGCCCAGGCGGTTTCCCGGGAAGGTCTCCGTTCTTACCGGAGGAACCGGGGACATCCCGGTAGCCGAGGAAGCGGCCGGAACGGCCGAATGGATGGGCTGCGAAATCGAGCGCATCTATGACGTGGGCGTGGCGGGCATCGACCGGATTTTGGCCCAGCGGGACCGCATTCGGGAAGCGAACGTCGTCATCGTCGTCGCCGGCATGGAGGGAGCGCTGGCCAGCGTCGTGGGAGGCATGGTTCGCAGGCCCGTCATCGCGGTACCGACATCCGTCGGCTATGGCGCGCATTTTCAAGGCTTGACGCCGCTGCTCTCCATGCTGACCTCGTGCGCGGCGGGCGTATCCGTCGTCAATATCGACAACGGCTTCGGCGCCGGCTACAATGCGGCGATGATCCAACAACTGGCGGCGGAGGCGGCGCGATGA
- the larC gene encoding nickel pincer cofactor biosynthesis protein LarC has translation MKTTLYLDCFSGIAGDMTLAALVDLGADPAYIESHLRKLPLDPFAMAFVPVVRRGISAKLLKLTFSEPGHEPGHDHSHGHAHHHGHDHDHSHGHAHHHGHDHDHSHGHAHHHGHDHEHSHDHDHSHGHAHHHSHDHDHSHGHAHAHSHDHEHRKAADILAMISNSELPPRVKERSRSVFTLIAAAEGKIHGIDPAEVHFHEVGAMDSIVDIIGVCLALEDLGVEDIVASPIPTGMGKVRIAHGLYPVPAPATAELLRGVPLASFPVSAELTTPTGAGLAKALASEFGAIPEGTMDRIGYGAGNKDFEHPNVLRAILLKRTKSSSPGEKVVVLEAQIDDATGETMGYAMERLFASGALDVFYAPVYMKKNRPGVHVTVICLPVDADACETTLLKETTTFGVRRSERTRRMLERKWQQVETPFGIVRVKLGYEKDKLVQASPEFEDAAQAAKAYGVSLRTVYRETLKRFGEIDS, from the coding sequence ATGAAAACGACTCTTTATCTGGACTGTTTTTCCGGCATCGCGGGGGATATGACGCTGGCGGCGCTCGTCGACCTCGGGGCCGATCCGGCCTACATCGAATCGCATTTGCGCAAGCTGCCGCTAGATCCGTTCGCGATGGCGTTCGTGCCCGTCGTCCGCCGCGGCATTTCCGCCAAGCTGCTCAAGCTGACTTTTTCCGAGCCTGGCCATGAACCCGGTCACGACCATAGCCACGGACATGCGCACCATCACGGCCACGATCACGACCACAGCCACGGGCATGCGCACCATCACGGCCACGATCACGACCACAGCCACGGGCATGCGCATCACCACGGCCATGATCATGAACATAGCCATGATCACGACCATAGCCACGGACATGCGCACCATCACAGCCACGATCACGACCACAGCCACGGGCATGCGCATGCGCACTCGCACGACCATGAGCATCGCAAGGCGGCCGATATTCTCGCGATGATTTCGAACTCCGAGCTGCCGCCCCGCGTAAAAGAGCGCAGCCGAAGCGTATTTACGCTCATCGCAGCCGCGGAGGGTAAAATTCACGGCATCGATCCCGCCGAAGTGCATTTTCACGAAGTCGGCGCGATGGACTCGATCGTCGACATTATCGGCGTTTGTTTGGCGCTTGAGGATTTAGGGGTCGAAGACATCGTAGCCTCGCCGATTCCGACCGGCATGGGCAAAGTGCGGATCGCGCACGGACTGTATCCGGTACCGGCGCCGGCGACGGCCGAACTTCTTCGCGGCGTTCCGCTGGCCTCCTTTCCCGTCAGCGCCGAGCTGACGACTCCGACCGGAGCGGGCCTTGCGAAGGCGCTGGCTTCCGAGTTCGGTGCGATTCCCGAAGGGACGATGGACAGGATCGGGTACGGGGCGGGCAACAAGGACTTCGAGCATCCGAACGTGCTCCGGGCGATTTTGCTGAAGCGAACGAAGTCGTCTTCGCCAGGCGAGAAAGTCGTCGTCCTGGAAGCGCAAATCGACGACGCGACGGGTGAAACGATGGGCTATGCGATGGAGCGATTGTTTGCGTCCGGAGCGCTGGACGTGTTTTACGCGCCCGTATATATGAAAAAAAACCGCCCCGGCGTGCACGTCACCGTCATTTGTTTGCCGGTCGATGCCGATGCCTGTGAAACGACGCTGCTTAAGGAGACGACCACTTTCGGAGTCCGCAGAAGCGAGCGAACCCGGCGAATGCTGGAACGAAAGTGGCAGCAAGTCGAAACGCCTTTCGGCATCGTGCGGGTCAAGCTCGGCTACGAAAAAGATAAGCTGGTCCAGGCTTCGCCAGAGTTTGAGGACGCCGCGCAAGCGGCAAAAGCCTACGGGGTCTCCCTTCGTACGGTTTATCGGGAAACGCTGAAGCGATTCGGGGAGATCGACTCCTAA
- a CDS encoding lactate racemase domain-containing protein, whose amino-acid sequence MNDILTKLLEGIPIPKMVRIRQKFADDKLADPIGELAAKLRAAPAAAVKPGQKVAVAVGSRGVSRIDELTKAVIDDLKRQGAEPFIVPCMGSHGGATAEGQKDVLAHLGVSEERMGAPVRSSMEVVLLDRLPNGLPVYCDAIAAKEADVIVVINRIKPHTAFRGKVESGLLKMIAIGLGKQKGAEACHQLGFKYMAENVPAMAEVMLQKLPIIYGVAVVENAYDQICRVEVVAASEMLEKEPPLLEEAKSRLPQILFPQIDVLVIDYIGKNISGDGADPNITGRYPTPYAFGGPEVTKMVVLDLTPESKGNANGVGTADFTTQRLVDKTDWPGTYANGLTSTVCAPTKQATTLPNDREAIKAAVKTCNILDYEQCRLVRIRDTLHLGEIEISETLLPEALKHPQIEVLEGPYEFEFDEEGYLPK is encoded by the coding sequence ATGAACGACATTTTGACGAAGCTGCTGGAAGGAATCCCGATTCCGAAAATGGTCCGCATTCGCCAAAAGTTCGCCGACGACAAGCTGGCGGACCCGATCGGCGAACTGGCCGCGAAACTGCGCGCCGCCCCCGCGGCGGCCGTCAAGCCGGGGCAGAAGGTGGCGGTGGCCGTCGGCAGCCGCGGCGTCTCGCGCATCGACGAGCTGACGAAGGCGGTCATCGACGATTTGAAGCGCCAGGGGGCCGAGCCGTTCATCGTGCCTTGCATGGGCAGCCATGGCGGGGCGACGGCCGAAGGGCAGAAGGACGTGCTCGCGCATCTGGGCGTTTCCGAGGAGCGGATGGGCGCTCCGGTCCGTTCCTCGATGGAAGTCGTTTTGCTGGATCGCCTGCCGAACGGACTTCCGGTATACTGCGACGCCATCGCCGCCAAAGAGGCCGACGTCATTGTCGTCATCAACCGGATCAAGCCGCACACGGCGTTCCGCGGCAAGGTCGAAAGCGGCCTGCTGAAAATGATCGCGATCGGGCTCGGCAAGCAAAAAGGCGCGGAAGCGTGCCACCAGCTCGGCTTCAAGTATATGGCGGAAAACGTGCCCGCGATGGCCGAGGTGATGCTTCAGAAGCTGCCGATCATCTACGGCGTGGCCGTCGTGGAAAACGCCTACGACCAGATTTGCCGGGTCGAAGTAGTGGCCGCGTCCGAGATGCTGGAGAAGGAGCCACCTTTGCTGGAGGAAGCGAAATCCCGTCTTCCGCAAATTCTTTTTCCGCAAATCGACGTGCTCGTCATCGACTACATCGGGAAAAACATCAGCGGAGACGGCGCCGACCCGAACATTACCGGGCGCTATCCGACGCCTTACGCGTTCGGCGGCCCCGAAGTGACGAAGATGGTCGTGCTCGATCTTACGCCCGAATCCAAAGGCAACGCGAACGGCGTCGGCACGGCGGACTTTACGACGCAGCGGCTCGTGGACAAAACGGATTGGCCGGGCACGTACGCCAACGGCCTGACTTCGACCGTATGCGCGCCGACGAAGCAGGCGACGACGCTGCCGAACGACCGGGAAGCGATCAAAGCCGCGGTCAAGACGTGCAACATCCTCGATTACGAGCAATGCAGGCTCGTTCGTATCCGCGATACGCTGCATCTCGGCGAGATCGAGATTTCGGAGACGCTGCTGCCCGAGGCGCTGAAGCATCCGCAGATCGAAGTGCTGGAAGGGCCTTACGAGTTCGAATTCGACGAGGAAGGATATTTGCCGAAATGA
- a CDS encoding helix-turn-helix domain-containing protein has translation MRSTSFLTKLTVFGFLLSTLPVLFIGLFSYATSSREIQSHVNKGKIQLLIQINANVEQILVTVNHTLNQVLNSTVLKRAMGNPLSVNDFTLYDNLRNELRHMQSFDTRLEDVVLINRDYNWMVKNSGLYRFDEYAHYDEIDKLVDSSGDSAWMLNPSDWFYSEENAGSAPCRYSISLAKKLPVNGLDKSGLALANIPACALQDFLSGNAERDDRLMVVGEDGRLLLHPDPELIGQPLEAAGLAETDKFSGDSGQFRADIDQQPYSVTYYRSPYNNWTYVSFTSIGSLTKESDKIGMYTLLVCLFMLLFMLSLAWIGSRRMYSPVQQLMLQLDAGAATGRKNRSDEFQVIGERVRHLFQSKSRLEQEVHRHIRQVSAFYLMKAYQGGGKPSELEDQLERFGYGERIRDWELKAVLTLQIDSLESTGYEKRDAELLLFAIQNMIEEIIPAERRLAPVTVEHTVVLTVGGRAGDRTYLAESAASSASAESAESVEAAASSASPASAGAAEFSKTAHSASFKEEIIALTEELQKKIADYLRLTVSIGISLPFRRLEDLSNAYREGLEALRQRLKLGGGIIVQYEHLNAGKHVLSLHYPHQLENELIEAVKLADKDRAKELLHQFLVPVFASETSPRECQIPLTRLLNNLLVVMQESGIAVSVIHPERSTLYEDLLELNTSAEIEDWFWSCVVHPMLRIFRDRQEAQYANISEKIIDLVHRYYDTDLTLEECAARLHYNPNYLSSVFRKETGRSFSEYLTAYRFQTAKKWLAETDIPIKDIAAKLRYNNSQNFIRSFRKQEGITPGQFRESRGGRAL, from the coding sequence ATGCGCTCTACCAGTTTTCTGACCAAGCTTACCGTATTCGGGTTTCTGCTGAGCACGCTACCCGTGCTGTTCATCGGCTTGTTCTCGTATGCCACCTCGTCCCGGGAAATTCAAAGTCACGTCAACAAAGGGAAAATACAGCTATTAATTCAAATTAATGCCAATGTAGAGCAAATTCTTGTCACTGTCAACCACACGCTGAACCAGGTGCTGAACTCGACCGTGCTCAAACGCGCGATGGGCAACCCGCTTTCTGTAAACGATTTCACGCTCTATGATAACCTAAGAAACGAACTTCGTCACATGCAATCTTTCGATACGCGGCTGGAGGACGTCGTGCTCATCAACCGGGATTACAACTGGATGGTCAAAAATTCCGGGCTCTACCGGTTTGACGAGTATGCCCATTATGACGAAATCGACAAATTGGTCGACTCTTCCGGAGACAGCGCCTGGATGCTGAACCCTTCCGATTGGTTTTACAGCGAGGAAAACGCGGGCAGCGCGCCATGCCGATACAGCATCAGTCTGGCGAAGAAGCTTCCGGTCAACGGATTGGATAAAAGCGGGCTCGCGCTCGCCAACATTCCGGCCTGCGCTCTTCAGGATTTCTTGAGCGGAAACGCGGAGCGGGACGACCGGCTCATGGTCGTCGGCGAGGACGGCCGGCTGCTGCTGCACCCGGATCCGGAGCTGATCGGGCAGCCGCTGGAAGCCGCCGGATTGGCCGAAACGGACAAATTCTCGGGAGACAGCGGCCAGTTCCGCGCGGATATCGATCAGCAGCCTTACTCGGTTACTTATTACCGCTCCCCATATAACAATTGGACTTATGTCTCGTTCACGTCGATCGGCAGCCTGACCAAGGAATCGGACAAAATCGGCATGTACACGCTGCTGGTCTGCTTATTCATGCTGCTGTTCATGCTCTCGCTGGCCTGGATCGGCTCCCGCCGGATGTACTCTCCCGTTCAACAGCTTATGCTGCAGTTGGACGCGGGCGCGGCGACCGGCCGGAAAAACCGGAGCGACGAATTCCAGGTGATCGGCGAGCGGGTGCGCCATTTGTTCCAGTCCAAATCGAGGCTGGAGCAAGAGGTGCACCGGCATATCCGCCAGGTGTCCGCCTTTTATTTAATGAAAGCGTACCAAGGCGGCGGCAAGCCGAGCGAACTGGAGGATCAGCTCGAACGTTTCGGCTACGGCGAGCGCATCCGCGACTGGGAACTGAAGGCGGTGCTTACTCTCCAGATCGATTCGCTCGAATCGACCGGCTACGAAAAGCGCGACGCGGAGCTGCTCCTGTTCGCCATCCAAAATATGATCGAGGAAATCATCCCCGCCGAACGCCGCCTGGCCCCGGTTACCGTCGAGCATACGGTCGTGCTGACCGTCGGCGGCCGCGCGGGGGACCGGACGTATCTCGCGGAATCGGCAGCATCTTCGGCATCTGCTGAATCTGCGGAATCGGTGGAAGCGGCGGCATCTTCGGCATCTCCGGCATCGGCGGGAGCGGCGGAATTTTCGAAAACGGCCCACTCGGCCTCATTTAAAGAGGAAATCATCGCGCTGACCGAGGAATTGCAGAAAAAAATCGCCGACTACTTGCGTCTGACCGTCAGCATTGGCATCAGCCTGCCTTTCCGGAGGCTCGAGGATCTGTCCAACGCGTATCGCGAAGGACTGGAGGCGCTTCGCCAAAGACTCAAGCTGGGCGGCGGCATCATCGTGCAATACGAGCACCTGAACGCGGGCAAGCACGTCCTTAGCTTGCATTACCCGCACCAGCTCGAAAACGAGCTGATCGAAGCCGTCAAGCTGGCGGACAAAGACCGGGCGAAAGAGCTTCTGCACCAGTTTCTCGTGCCCGTTTTCGCCTCCGAAACGTCGCCTCGGGAGTGCCAGATCCCGCTTACCCGGCTATTGAACAACCTGCTCGTCGTCATGCAGGAATCGGGCATTGCCGTTAGCGTCATTCACCCGGAGCGGAGCACGCTGTACGAGGATCTTCTGGAGCTGAACACGTCCGCCGAAATCGAGGACTGGTTTTGGTCGTGCGTCGTGCATCCGATGCTCCGCATTTTCCGTGACCGGCAGGAAGCGCAGTACGCCAACATTTCCGAAAAAATCATCGATCTCGTCCACCGCTACTACGATACCGATTTGACGCTGGAGGAATGCGCCGCGAGGCTCCACTACAATCCAAATTACCTGAGCAGCGTATTTCGCAAGGAAACGGGCCGGTCGTTCAGCGAATATTTGACCGCCTACCGGTTTCAAACGGCCAAAAAATGGCTCGCCGAAACCGACATCCCGATCAAAGACATCGCGGCCAAATTGCGCTACAACAATTCCCAAAACTTCATTCGCTCCTTCCGCAAACAGGAAGGCATTACCCCCGGCCAGTTTCGCGAATCCCGGGGCGGGCGAGCGCTGTAG
- a CDS encoding gluconokinase, with amino-acid sequence MSGTTSCVLAVDIGTTSTKTLAIDSDGNVLASRSQGYPLHTPKPGYAEQDPEEIFEAVARTIRDTAEAAGLRPDQVLCVSFSAAMHSLIGVDGAGIPLTPSLTFADQRSAEQADRLNRDGSGLEVYLRTGTPVHPMSPLVKLIWMRERQPELFASVRKWIGIKEYVLMRLFGRYVVDHSIASATGLFNLRTLDWDEGALKLAGIAPEQLPEPKPTTFRLTGLPETAARRLGLAPDTPFVLGASDGVLANLGIGAAGPGLFAVTIGTSSAVRAMVGEPSLDPQGRLFCYALTEDRWVVGGASNNGGIVAQWAAERLYPGRPMEEVVPLTESVPPGSNGLLMMPLLSGERAPFWDAHARGTWFGLTLAHKEEHLLKAGLEGVLFQIRAIQTLLEERAGSPDRLLASGGFARSAAWCQMAADLLGVPVAVPEIIESSGLGAAQLGFYAMEDGQGPLLRWPGTVSQVYEPNPERANAYRELFPIYLGLYDKLKDSMKDLTGFEQRQALPG; translated from the coding sequence ATGAGCGGAACGACTTCTTGCGTTTTGGCGGTCGACATCGGAACGACGAGCACGAAGACGCTGGCCATCGATTCGGACGGCAACGTCCTGGCGAGCCGCTCGCAGGGCTACCCGCTGCATACGCCGAAGCCGGGCTATGCGGAGCAGGACCCGGAGGAGATTTTCGAGGCGGTCGCGCGGACGATCCGGGACACGGCAGAGGCGGCGGGATTGCGGCCGGACCAGGTGCTGTGCGTTTCGTTCAGCGCCGCGATGCACAGCCTGATCGGGGTCGACGGCGCGGGAATTCCCCTCACGCCGAGCCTGACGTTCGCCGATCAGCGAAGCGCGGAGCAGGCGGACCGGCTCAACCGGGACGGCTCGGGGCTCGAGGTGTATTTGCGCACGGGAACGCCCGTGCATCCGATGTCGCCGCTCGTCAAGCTGATCTGGATGCGGGAGCGGCAGCCCGAGCTGTTCGCCTCCGTCCGCAAATGGATCGGCATCAAGGAATACGTGCTGATGCGGCTGTTCGGGCGCTATGTCGTCGACCATTCGATCGCCAGCGCGACCGGATTGTTTAACTTGCGGACGCTGGACTGGGACGAAGGCGCGCTCAAGCTGGCGGGCATCGCGCCGGAGCAATTGCCGGAGCCGAAGCCGACGACCTTCCGGCTGACCGGGCTCCCGGAAACGGCCGCGCGGCGGCTCGGCCTTGCGCCGGATACCCCGTTTGTCCTCGGCGCGTCGGACGGCGTGCTGGCCAATCTGGGCATCGGCGCGGCCGGGCCGGGGCTGTTCGCCGTCACGATCGGCACGAGCAGCGCCGTCCGCGCCATGGTCGGCGAACCGTCGCTCGATCCGCAAGGACGGCTGTTCTGTTACGCGCTCACCGAAGACCGCTGGGTCGTCGGAGGAGCCTCCAACAACGGCGGCATCGTGGCCCAATGGGCGGCCGAACGATTGTACCCGGGCCGGCCGATGGAAGAGGTTGTGCCGTTGACGGAATCGGTGCCGCCCGGCTCCAACGGCTTGCTCATGATGCCGCTGCTTTCCGGCGAGCGGGCGCCGTTCTGGGACGCTCACGCGCGGGGAACGTGGTTCGGCCTGACGCTCGCCCACAAGGAGGAGCATTTGCTCAAGGCCGGACTGGAAGGCGTCCTTTTTCAAATTCGCGCGATTCAAACGCTTCTGGAGGAACGCGCGGGATCTCCGGATCGGTTGCTCGCTTCGGGCGGATTTGCCCGTTCGGCGGCCTGGTGTCAAATGGCGGCCGACTTGCTCGGCGTTCCCGTCGCCGTGCCCGAAATCATCGAGAGCTCCGGGCTTGGAGCGGCGCAGCTCGGATTTTACGCCATGGAGGACGGCCAAGGGCCGCTGCTGCGCTGGCCCGGCACCGTTTCGCAAGTCTACGAGCCGAACCCGGAGCGCGCGAACGCCTACCGCGAACTTTTTCCGATTTATCTCGGATTGTATGATAAGCTAAAAGACAGCATGAAGGACCTTACCGGCTTTGAACAGCGGCAAGCGCTCCCGGGCTAA
- a CDS encoding tagaturonate epimerase family protein codes for MGAQSVIEQVAAGNAYVYPRSKHEHEGTKLQIVKAADRKYILAEGSGKLIDELEGETANGVKLCELSHANRLVINKFFPFTVPQAFGKQSTTIGLGDRLGIAGPGHLQTVKGRAIHPILAQQSIRELALTGRDYKQVIDAAAYAALQEGYTEGYGADGDHLKKEEDIRMSLDLGFTMLTLDCSEQIDNAAAQADEAEVNRKYEALPEAVRTHYESNYLNKTFTAGSQSIHFDAATLKRDVLVYHEAIEFMVFIYEKYIKTADRAVDFEISIDETLTPTAPGSHFLVASELNAKNVDIFSMAPRFIGEFQKGIDYIGDLAQFEQELAVHAAIADHFGYKLSIHSGSDKFSVFALVGKYTNGRFHVKTAGTNWLEAVRIVARTNPSLYRKMHQYALEHFEEATAYYHVTTNLDNIRPLKEVTDEELPKYMEENDARQLLHITYGILLQAKREDGSSLFRDEFFRTLSEREEDYAHALKKHIGKHLDLLGVK; via the coding sequence ATGGGAGCTCAATCGGTGATTGAACAAGTCGCGGCAGGAAATGCATATGTTTATCCTCGTTCCAAGCACGAACATGAAGGGACCAAGCTGCAAATCGTGAAGGCCGCCGATCGCAAATACATTTTGGCCGAAGGAAGCGGCAAGCTTATCGACGAGCTTGAAGGCGAAACGGCAAACGGCGTCAAGCTGTGCGAGCTGTCGCATGCCAACCGTCTGGTCATTAACAAGTTTTTTCCGTTTACCGTTCCGCAAGCGTTCGGCAAGCAAAGCACGACGATCGGACTTGGAGACCGACTTGGCATTGCCGGACCGGGTCATTTGCAAACGGTAAAAGGCCGTGCGATCCATCCCATTCTGGCCCAGCAAAGCATTCGCGAGCTTGCCCTGACCGGCCGCGATTATAAGCAGGTCATCGACGCGGCTGCTTATGCGGCGCTTCAGGAAGGCTATACGGAAGGCTACGGCGCGGACGGGGACCATTTGAAAAAAGAAGAAGACATCCGCATGTCGCTCGATCTAGGGTTTACGATGCTGACGCTGGATTGCTCCGAACAAATCGACAACGCGGCCGCCCAAGCGGACGAAGCGGAAGTCAACCGCAAATACGAAGCTTTGCCGGAGGCCGTTCGCACCCATTATGAGTCCAACTATTTGAACAAAACGTTTACGGCAGGTTCGCAATCGATCCATTTCGACGCCGCTACGCTGAAACGCGATGTGCTCGTGTACCATGAAGCGATCGAGTTTATGGTTTTTATTTACGAAAAGTACATTAAAACCGCCGACCGCGCCGTCGATTTCGAAATTTCGATCGATGAAACGCTGACGCCTACGGCTCCCGGATCGCACTTCCTCGTCGCTTCGGAACTGAACGCCAAAAACGTCGACATTTTCAGCATGGCTCCCCGGTTCATCGGCGAATTCCAAAAAGGAATCGACTATATCGGGGATCTCGCCCAATTTGAGCAGGAGCTGGCCGTTCACGCGGCGATTGCCGATCATTTCGGCTACAAGCTGAGCATTCACTCCGGCAGCGACAAATTCAGCGTGTTCGCGCTTGTCGGCAAATATACGAACGGCCGCTTCCACGTCAAGACGGCAGGCACGAACTGGCTGGAAGCCGTGCGGATCGTCGCTCGAACGAACCCGTCATTGTACCGCAAGATGCATCAATATGCTCTGGAGCATTTCGAAGAAGCGACGGCTTATTATCATGTCACGACAAATCTGGACAACATCCGGCCGCTGAAGGAAGTTACCGACGAAGAATTGCCGAAATACATGGAGGAAAACGACGCTCGCCAGCTTCTGCATATTACGTACGGCATCCTGTTGCAGGCCAAGCGGGAGGACGGATCCAGCCTGTTCCGCGACGAGTTTTTCCGAACGTTGAGCGAGCGGGAAGAAGACTATGCCCATGCGCTCAAAAAGCATATCGGCAAGCATTTGGATTTGCTCGGAGTCAAATAA
- the larE gene encoding ATP-dependent sacrificial sulfur transferase LarE, which produces MAQEAEKYEKLQAILTEMESVVIAFSGGVDSTFLLKAALDTLGPQRVLAVTADSETYPSEELEEARRLAKQLGASHEVIETSELAIPGYKENNGNRCYFCKKSLFEHLTPFVSGGRYRHVAYGLIADDMNEHRPGIRAAREHGARGPLQEAGLYKEEIRALSRQMGLPTWDKPSFACLSSRIAYGETITMEKLTRVGQAERFVRSLGIRQVRVRSHGDVARIEVEPRDMARLVERGADIVRELREIGYTHVAMDLAGYASGSMNRALERAKA; this is translated from the coding sequence ATGGCGCAAGAGGCGGAGAAATATGAAAAGCTCCAGGCCATTTTGACCGAAATGGAGTCGGTGGTAATCGCTTTTTCCGGCGGGGTGGACAGCACGTTTTTGCTGAAGGCGGCATTGGATACGCTCGGTCCGCAGCGGGTGCTGGCCGTAACCGCCGACTCGGAAACGTATCCGTCCGAGGAACTGGAAGAAGCGCGCAGGCTGGCCAAGCAATTGGGAGCTTCCCACGAGGTCATCGAAACGTCGGAGCTTGCCATTCCCGGCTACAAAGAGAATAACGGCAATCGCTGCTATTTTTGCAAAAAAAGCTTGTTCGAGCATTTGACGCCATTCGTCAGCGGCGGGCGTTACCGGCACGTCGCGTACGGATTGATCGCCGACGACATGAACGAACACCGTCCCGGCATTCGCGCGGCCCGCGAGCACGGCGCGCGGGGACCGCTGCAGGAGGCGGGACTTTACAAGGAAGAAATTCGCGCCTTGTCCCGCCAGATGGGATTGCCCACTTGGGATAAGCCCTCCTTCGCCTGCCTTTCGTCGCGAATCGCCTACGGCGAAACGATCACGATGGAAAAGCTGACCCGAGTGGGGCAGGCGGAGCGTTTCGTCCGGTCGCTTGGCATTCGCCAGGTGCGGGTACGATCGCACGGCGACGTCGCCCGCATCGAGGTGGAGCCCCGGGATATGGCGCGCCTCGTCGAACGCGGCGCCGATATCGTCCGGGAGTTGAGAGAAATTGGGTATACGCATGTCGCAATGGATTTGGCGGGCTATGCGAGCGGAAGCATGAATCGGGCATTGGAGCGTGCGAAGGCGTGA
- a CDS encoding transposase → MIELMSFEEFCELVRDESHCIRILFQAKWPHGFRCPRCAHPHASVTSTRRLPLYDCRACGKQTSLTVGTIMEGSRTPLRLWFQALFLHAQPDDINAVQLSERIGVTYKTSWLMCHKIRHAMRQAEDGQLLTGTVCMINAIYSEKFRASAEGHKQEQPVIVGASVGLCEEMSRIKIKKQPKTPRSRAPEISDRDRFEEEWVDEEADVDLRWRLMRYRSGKLKRIFKTAENWLADLFRGISSKHLQAYLEHFCYLWNRQAGMIFIELLIDCATRSTITYPALTGTPGKSKHVRSLAAIPPAYFPSAS, encoded by the coding sequence GTGATCGAGCTGATGTCCTTTGAGGAGTTTTGCGAGTTGGTTCGCGATGAAAGCCACTGTATCCGGATCTTGTTTCAGGCAAAATGGCCCCATGGCTTCCGCTGTCCTCGCTGCGCGCATCCTCACGCTTCCGTCACTTCCACCCGCCGGCTTCCTTTATACGACTGCCGCGCTTGCGGCAAGCAAACATCGCTTACGGTCGGCACGATTATGGAGGGCAGCCGCACGCCGCTTCGGCTCTGGTTTCAGGCTCTTTTTCTGCATGCCCAGCCCGACGATATCAATGCCGTGCAATTGTCCGAACGGATCGGCGTTACCTATAAAACAAGCTGGCTCATGTGCCACAAAATTCGTCATGCCATGCGGCAAGCGGAGGACGGACAGCTGCTCACCGGCACCGTCTGCATGATCAACGCGATATACAGCGAAAAATTCCGCGCCTCCGCAGAAGGGCACAAGCAGGAACAGCCCGTGATCGTCGGCGCCAGCGTGGGCCTCTGCGAGGAGATGTCCCGGATCAAAATCAAAAAGCAGCCCAAAACGCCCCGCAGCCGGGCGCCCGAAATATCCGATCGGGATCGGTTCGAGGAGGAATGGGTAGACGAGGAGGCCGATGTCGATCTTCGTTGGCGCCTCATGCGCTATCGTTCCGGAAAGCTGAAGCGGATTTTCAAAACCGCCGAAAACTGGCTGGCGGACTTATTTCGCGGCATCAGCAGCAAGCATCTGCAGGCGTATCTGGAGCATTTTTGCTATTTGTGGAACCGGCAAGCGGGGATGATTTTCATCGAGCTGTTAATCGACTGCGCAACGCGGTCCACCATCACCTATCCGGCTTTGACGGGGACGCCCGGCAAGAGCAAGCACGTTCGCTCGCTTGCCGCTATTCCTCCCGCCTACTTCCCATCTGCAAGTTGA